One genomic region from Ignavibacteriales bacterium encodes:
- a CDS encoding T9SS type A sorting domain-containing protein, translating to MQNKFVVFFLLFTNFILAQNVIVVVIDGARYTETFGGTGIYIPHLFNILQPSGTLYSNFRITYPSGFTETCPGHSAIETGGWQPIANDGTERPTLPTIFEYLRKVNGNPQSECYVVTGKNKLNILTYSTSFEYGSSFGGIWYGDDDKNDATTYGKVIEIMQNYQPKILVVNFAEVDAAGHSGNENSYHNALLNVDDLVYQLWQHIQAGDYGYTTSNTTMFITNDHGRHDDDNGGFQEHGDGCEGCTHIMLLAVGRNVTQNMVNNDPHYQIDLAPTIGDLLGFSTPQATGTSLFEGSNPLPAELSSFSATTIGPTIKLSWNTATEVNNYGFGLERRVLSAERQAWVKIGFVNGNGNSNSPTDYSFVDENISTGKYFYRLKQIDNDGQFEYSKTIEVDMNGVKKFELSQNYPNPFNPSTVISYELPVNGFVSLKVFDVLGNEIATLVNEEESAGSYNVQFTTTGLQLVSGVYFYRLQSGEFVESRKMVILK from the coding sequence ATGCAAAATAAATTCGTAGTGTTTTTTTTACTGTTTACAAATTTCATTCTGGCACAGAATGTAATTGTGGTAGTTATTGATGGTGCACGTTACACAGAAACGTTCGGGGGTACAGGTATTTACATCCCGCACTTGTTCAACATTTTGCAGCCTTCAGGAACTTTGTATTCAAATTTCAGAATAACTTATCCATCTGGTTTTACCGAAACTTGTCCGGGGCATTCAGCTATTGAAACAGGAGGTTGGCAGCCGATAGCAAATGATGGTACGGAAAGACCAACACTCCCCACAATATTTGAATATTTAAGAAAAGTAAATGGGAACCCGCAATCTGAATGCTATGTTGTAACCGGTAAAAATAAATTAAATATCCTTACTTACTCTACTTCTTTTGAATATGGTTCTTCTTTTGGCGGTATCTGGTACGGTGACGATGATAAAAACGATGCTACAACTTATGGTAAAGTTATAGAAATAATGCAAAACTACCAGCCAAAAATTCTTGTTGTGAATTTTGCTGAAGTTGATGCCGCTGGGCATAGTGGTAACGAAAATTCTTATCACAATGCACTATTGAATGTTGATGATTTAGTGTATCAATTATGGCAGCACATTCAGGCAGGAGATTATGGATATACTACTAGTAATACAACTATGTTTATCACTAATGATCATGGGCGACACGATGACGATAATGGTGGTTTCCAAGAACATGGGGATGGCTGCGAGGGTTGTACACACATAATGTTATTAGCTGTCGGAAGAAATGTAACCCAGAATATGGTAAATAACGATCCGCATTATCAGATTGATCTAGCTCCAACAATTGGAGATTTATTAGGATTCAGCACTCCACAAGCAACGGGTACAAGCCTTTTTGAGGGAAGTAATCCGCTTCCAGCCGAACTCTCATCCTTCTCAGCAACAACAATTGGCCCGACAATTAAGTTAAGTTGGAATACAGCAACTGAAGTTAACAACTATGGTTTTGGTTTAGAACGCCGTGTGCTAAGCGCTGAGCGCCAAGCGTGGGTTAAAATTGGTTTTGTTAATGGTAACGGAAACAGCAACTCACCAACGGATTATTCTTTTGTTGATGAGAATATAAGCACAGGAAAATATTTCTACAGACTAAAACAAATTGATAACGACGGACAGTTTGAATACTCAAAAACAATTGAAGTTGATATGAACGGAGTTAAGAAATTTGAATTATCTCAGAATTATCCAAACCCTTTTAATCCCAGCACAGTGATTAGTTATGAGTTACCCGTAAATGGTTTTGTGAGTCTGAAAGTTTTCGATGTTCTAGGAAATGAAATTGCTACATTGGTTAATGAAGAAGAATCAGCTGGCTCATATAATGTACAATTTACAACTACTGGTTTACAATTAGTTTCTGGTGTATATTTTTATCGATTGCAATCAGGTGAGTTTGTTGAGAGTAGGAAGATGGTAATACTAAAATAA